In one Electrophorus electricus isolate fEleEle1 chromosome 21, fEleEle1.pri, whole genome shotgun sequence genomic region, the following are encoded:
- the LOC118240456 gene encoding arylamine N-acetyltransferase, pineal gland isozyme NAT-10-like: MDLKDYFRRIGFSGRYEKPDLATLSTVHKLHVLSIPFENLSIHCGEKITMDLQVIYDKIVRSHRGGWCCENNFLFSWVLREMGYKYTTLSSKVFDTFNNDFDDMDSHFINMIEIDGKLYIADVGFGTWGQLWHPIEMIAGKDQPQPPGVFRLLNDDERWTLEKTGRKPLILNEAFANCSLANQHLKKTVYSFTLTPRSHDYFLKKAEHLQTSPESLYTKKSICSLQLATGFRALIGWTYIEVKFNSEDDVDLTDIKDIPDSEVEIVLREKFNVTLLNKLTPKNKKI; this comes from the coding sequence ATGGACCTGAAGGACTACTTTAGAAGGATTGGGTTCAGTGGCCGGTATGAGAAACCTGACCTGGCCACGCTCTCCACCGTACACAAGCTGCATGTGCTGAGCATTCCCTTCGAAAATCTCAGCATCCACTGTGGAGAGAAGATCACTATGGACCTGCAGGTCATCTATGACAAAATTGTTCGCAGCCACCGTGGAGGATGGTGCTGTGAGAACAACTTCCTCTTCTCCTGGGTTCTGAGAGAGATGGGCTACAAATACACTACACTGAGCTCCAAGGTCTTcgatacatttaacaatgacttCGACGACATGGATTCACATTTCATCAACATGATCGAGATCGATGGCAAGCTGTACATCGCTGATGTGGGTTTTGGCACATGGGGTCAACTCTGGCACCCAATAGAAATGATCGCAGGCAAGGACCAACCTCAGCCTCCAGGGGTGTTCCGCCTACTTAACGACGATGAGCGGTGGACCCTGGAAAAAACGGGGAGGAAACCGCTGATCCTGAACGAGGCCTTCGCCAACTGCAGCCTTGCCAACCAACACCTGAAGAAGACCGTGTACAGCTTCACTTTAACGCCACGCAGCCATGACTATTTTCTGAAGAAAGCCGAACACCTACAGACCAGTCCTGAGTCTTTGTACACCAAAAAATCCATCTGTTCCTTACAGCTTGCCACAGGCTTCAGAGCTTTGATTGGTTGGACCTACATTGAGGTCAAATTCAACTCTGAAGATGATGTGGACCTCACTGATATAAAGGACATACCAGATAGTGAGGTAGAGATTGTACTAAGGGAAAAGTTTAATGTTACTTTGCTAAATAAACTAACAcctaaaaacaagaaaatatag